The genomic interval CCTGGGCCAGCACCTCGCTCACCAGCTGGCGCAGCTCGGGGTGAGCCTTGAGCCAGGGCATGAGCTGCTGCTCCGCCTCCGGGGTGAAGCTCACCGACAGCGGCGGTGTGGGGGCCTCGGGGGCGAAGCCGCCACGGGCGTGGGGCAGGCTGTCGGCATAGGGAATGTAGGGCTTGATGTCGACGACGGGGGTGCCGTCCAGCAAGTCCACGGCGCCCAGCTCGAGCCACAGCTTGCCTCGCTCTCGGCCCACCCCGTGCAGCTCGACCACCGAGAGGCCGAGGGGATTGGGGCGGAAAGTGGAGCGAGTGGCAAAGACCCCGACCCGCTCGTTGCCGCCGAGGCGCGGCGGACGCACCGTCGGGTGCCAGCCCTGGGCCATGGTCTGGTGAAACACGAAGCTGAGCCAGAGGTGGGAAAACTGCTCTATGCCGCGCAGCACGTCCGGCTGATCGTAGGGAGGCAGCAGCTCCAGGCGGGCGCGGGCCGATTTGACCAGGCCTGGCTGGCGGGGGATGGCGAACTTCTCCTTGTAGGGAGAGCGGATGATCCCTAGGGTGTCGATGTCGAACTTCATGG from Aeromonas rivipollensis carries:
- the tsaA gene encoding tRNA (N6-threonylcarbamoyladenosine(37)-N6)-methyltransferase TrmO — encoded protein: MKFDIDTLGIIRSPYKEKFAIPRQPGLVKSARARLELLPPYDQPDVLRGIEQFSHLWLSFVFHQTMAQGWHPTVRPPRLGGNERVGVFATRSTFRPNPLGLSVVELHGVGRERGKLWLELGAVDLLDGTPVVDIKPYIPYADSLPHARGGFAPEAPTPPLSVSFTPEAEQQLMPWLKAHPELRQLVSEVLAQDPRPAYKKGKPDDKEYGVRLFDLNVRFRISEPDCMVSAIEPA